One genomic window of Myxococcus xanthus includes the following:
- the mxcH gene encoding TonB-dependent siderophore myxochelin receptor MxcH gives MPTLRRWRGAPAPSSLVPTLALLSVLSMGVARAQDASETPAPATSASPSGATPHPQAPEGEGGPAPSGGVIPPVLLAEPEAVYPSEALAAGLEGAVKLLLTLDAEGRVTRAEVVEGLGHGLDEAAVSALENARFSPAMQDGNPVSCQFEFIHHFVLARHPEVAPSGAEDVAQVAPDTPAEEATAQPSEEPEPPAPPGFTSVVRARSTEARALVRGSEAVDVVELEKAHERAEDLAEVLTRASAVQVQRTGGMGSRTQLSLGGLSGDQVRVLLDGVPIEYSPYVYGLGSVPVSLIRQLEVFNGVVPVRLATDALGGAIHLRSDLAKPETGASLSLQGGSFGSYRGTGRLTWRAHEHVFVRAAGFHDRAQNDYVVTVPVDDPATGRVSPRALRRNHDAYRGTGGDIEVGFEALPGIDRLVLNGYLGRYDKEVPHDQFMIQPYGAVTSAQESWGLGLRYEVSPHERLKVLAIAGYNQRVGELLDASDCLYDWYGACRATRARAGETGSTPLENTQTRQTLFGRVRLLGTLLDPEDLEVSLGVDDSDRSGENAYLTRLQQEDPLRVPLALTSAFGGLSHRQLLWDGRFENTVFVKGYLQRFASGTRQEAAERRWAGGFGDTLRFSLTRGLLLKASYERTTRMPRVDELFGDGGLLVENSALVPESSHNANLGVELLPIVTSVGRFGANAVAGVRDVENLIQLFPGDATQAYENVDHARSFSAHAGVDWDSPGDWVGLTGTVTWLDFRNLAREGQFARFHGDRMPNIPWLQASATARFQKRQLLSAQDALGLEWTTRFVESFYRSWESAGRGGDKARVPTQVLHFAALTYRSRFEGRAFSFSFNLQNLTDAPAFDIVGVQKPGRAFSARATVEL, from the coding sequence ATGCCCACACTTCGTCGCTGGCGGGGTGCCCCCGCGCCATCCTCTCTGGTCCCCACGCTCGCACTCCTCTCCGTGCTGTCGATGGGCGTCGCGCGAGCCCAGGATGCGAGCGAGACCCCGGCGCCGGCGACGTCCGCATCACCCTCTGGCGCGACGCCGCACCCGCAGGCGCCGGAGGGTGAGGGCGGGCCTGCGCCATCCGGTGGGGTCATCCCTCCGGTGCTGCTGGCCGAGCCAGAGGCTGTCTATCCGTCCGAGGCACTCGCCGCGGGGCTTGAAGGCGCGGTGAAGCTCCTCCTGACGCTTGATGCGGAGGGCCGGGTCACGCGCGCGGAGGTGGTCGAGGGACTTGGGCACGGACTCGATGAGGCGGCCGTGAGCGCGCTCGAGAACGCGCGCTTCTCCCCGGCGATGCAGGACGGCAACCCCGTCTCCTGCCAGTTCGAGTTCATCCACCACTTCGTCCTCGCCCGTCATCCCGAGGTAGCTCCGTCAGGCGCCGAGGATGTCGCCCAAGTCGCTCCCGACACGCCCGCGGAAGAGGCGACCGCGCAGCCTTCCGAGGAGCCAGAGCCTCCCGCTCCTCCTGGCTTCACCTCGGTCGTCCGCGCCAGGTCGACCGAAGCCCGCGCCCTGGTGCGCGGCTCGGAGGCCGTGGACGTCGTCGAATTGGAGAAGGCCCATGAGCGCGCCGAGGACCTCGCGGAGGTGCTGACGCGTGCCTCTGCCGTGCAGGTCCAGCGGACGGGCGGGATGGGGAGCCGGACCCAGCTCTCGCTCGGGGGGCTCTCTGGCGACCAGGTGCGAGTCCTCCTCGACGGCGTCCCCATCGAGTACTCGCCCTATGTCTACGGACTGGGAAGTGTTCCGGTCTCGCTCATCCGGCAACTCGAGGTCTTCAACGGCGTCGTCCCGGTGCGCCTCGCGACGGACGCGCTGGGCGGTGCCATCCACCTGCGCTCCGACCTCGCGAAGCCCGAAACCGGCGCGTCCCTGTCGCTCCAGGGCGGGTCCTTCGGCAGCTACCGAGGGACTGGCAGGCTGACGTGGCGGGCCCATGAGCACGTCTTCGTGCGGGCAGCGGGATTCCACGACCGCGCGCAGAACGACTACGTCGTCACTGTCCCCGTGGATGACCCGGCGACAGGGCGCGTCTCTCCGCGCGCCCTGCGCCGCAACCACGACGCCTATCGGGGCACCGGAGGCGATATCGAGGTGGGGTTCGAGGCACTACCGGGTATCGACCGGCTCGTGCTCAATGGCTACCTCGGTCGCTACGACAAGGAGGTCCCGCACGATCAGTTCATGATCCAGCCCTATGGCGCGGTCACCTCCGCGCAGGAGAGTTGGGGCCTCGGGCTTCGCTACGAGGTGTCGCCCCATGAGCGGCTGAAGGTGCTCGCCATCGCCGGGTACAACCAGCGTGTGGGCGAGCTTCTCGACGCCTCCGACTGTCTATACGACTGGTACGGCGCCTGCCGTGCGACGCGGGCGAGGGCCGGGGAGACTGGCTCGACGCCGCTGGAGAACACCCAGACGCGCCAGACGTTGTTCGGCCGCGTGCGGCTCCTCGGGACGCTGCTCGACCCGGAGGACCTCGAGGTTTCGCTCGGCGTCGATGACAGTGACCGAAGCGGCGAGAACGCCTACCTCACCCGTCTGCAGCAGGAGGACCCTCTCCGGGTGCCGCTCGCGCTCACGTCCGCCTTCGGAGGTCTCTCCCATCGTCAGCTTCTCTGGGACGGCAGGTTCGAGAACACCGTGTTCGTGAAGGGCTACTTGCAGCGCTTCGCCTCGGGAACGAGGCAGGAGGCCGCGGAGCGCCGGTGGGCCGGTGGTTTCGGTGACACCTTGCGCTTCAGTCTGACGCGGGGGCTGCTCCTCAAGGCGTCCTATGAGCGGACCACGCGGATGCCGCGGGTGGACGAGCTCTTTGGTGATGGGGGCCTGCTCGTGGAGAACTCGGCGCTCGTCCCCGAGTCGAGTCACAACGCCAACCTGGGCGTGGAGCTCCTCCCCATCGTCACGTCCGTTGGCCGTTTCGGCGCCAACGCGGTCGCGGGCGTCCGAGACGTCGAGAACCTCATCCAGCTCTTCCCCGGCGACGCCACGCAGGCCTACGAGAACGTGGACCACGCCCGCTCCTTCTCGGCGCACGCAGGCGTGGACTGGGACTCACCCGGCGACTGGGTGGGGCTCACCGGCACCGTCACCTGGCTTGACTTCCGCAACCTCGCGCGGGAAGGCCAGTTCGCCCGCTTTCACGGGGACCGCATGCCCAACATTCCCTGGCTCCAGGCCTCGGCGACCGCGCGGTTCCAGAAGCGTCAGCTCTTGAGCGCCCAGGACGCTCTTGGCTTGGAGTGGACGACCCGCTTCGTCGAGTCGTTCTACCGCTCTTGGGAGAGCGCAGGGCGGGGTGGTGACAAGGCGCGGGTGCCCACCCAGGTGCTGCACTTCGCCGCGCTCACCTACCGCTCCCGGTTCGAGGGGCGCGCCTTCTCCTTCTCCTTCAACCTCCAGAATCTCACCGACGCTCCCGCCTTCGACATCGTCGGTGTCCAGAAGCCGGGCCGCGCGTTCTCCGCGCGCGCCACGGTTGAGCTCTGA
- a CDS encoding alpha/beta hydrolase, which translates to MSLFIPLVLARSLGQRLLNPLLAARFHVLLAAGLLTASCASGPVSRAAPVARVDGAPVTLQDTFQFDLDSTHTGRTHRLYVAVPEGPAPAAGHPVIYLLDGGAHFPSLERLTRALPRLARGFGVAAATPVIVGLTYPGDQAHNDQARGEDYTPPAPNLSNTGDGFSKKQGGADRFLDFLKKELEPALASRLPIDGSRTALMGHSYGGLLVLHAFFTRPTSFDTFIAGSPSIWWNDRYVLTEKKAFLERFARTPVKTRVLLTVGGLEQKPRQSEGTRGMFAAERRMVDNARALAVELEAMGGGDFAVQYLEFPGDDHYSAWLPMLSRGLLFFSAPSLLPGAD; encoded by the coding sequence ATGAGTCTCTTCATCCCTCTCGTACTGGCGCGCTCCCTTGGGCAGCGCTTGCTGAACCCGCTGCTCGCCGCACGCTTCCACGTGCTCCTCGCGGCGGGTCTGCTGACCGCCAGTTGCGCCTCGGGGCCGGTGTCCCGCGCCGCGCCGGTGGCTCGGGTGGACGGGGCTCCGGTGACGCTCCAGGACACCTTCCAGTTCGATCTCGACTCGACCCACACCGGACGGACCCACCGGTTGTACGTGGCGGTCCCCGAGGGCCCCGCGCCCGCCGCCGGCCATCCGGTCATCTACCTGCTGGATGGCGGTGCGCACTTTCCCTCCCTGGAGCGCCTCACACGCGCCCTCCCCAGGCTCGCGCGGGGCTTCGGCGTCGCGGCGGCCACACCGGTCATCGTCGGGCTGACCTACCCGGGTGACCAGGCCCACAACGACCAGGCACGCGGTGAGGACTACACGCCGCCCGCCCCGAATCTCTCGAACACGGGGGATGGGTTCTCGAAGAAGCAGGGTGGGGCGGATCGCTTCCTGGACTTCCTGAAGAAGGAGCTCGAGCCCGCGCTTGCTTCGAGATTGCCGATCGACGGCTCGCGCACCGCGCTGATGGGCCACTCCTATGGCGGCCTCCTGGTGCTGCATGCGTTCTTCACGAGGCCCACGTCCTTCGACACCTTCATCGCGGGGAGCCCGTCCATCTGGTGGAACGATCGCTACGTGCTCACCGAGAAGAAGGCCTTCCTGGAGCGGTTCGCGCGGACCCCGGTGAAGACGCGTGTGCTGCTCACGGTAGGAGGGCTGGAGCAGAAGCCGCGCCAGAGTGAGGGGACGCGGGGCATGTTCGCCGCCGAGCGGCGGATGGTCGACAATGCCCGTGCGCTCGCCGTGGAACTCGAGGCGATGGGCGGCGGCGATTTCGCGGTCCAGTACCTGGAGTTTCCCGGCGACGACCACTACAGCGCATGGCTCCCCATGCTGAGCCGTGGGCTGCTCTTCTTCTCCGCCCCCTCGCTGCTTCCGGGCGCCGACTGA
- a CDS encoding alpha/beta fold hydrolase, with product MAVVLGTLILLVGAAAGTWWWMGRALFRPGTVEKLLAARGETLEVPPGQRADAPSWQVSPDVRLHHVAVGDGRDVVVVHGGPGLPPAKPWRAAAMTGDSLRWHFFDQRGCGASSRPFTHAPPGGTWQTLQTVEARLGLAAQLADLERIRRLLGKERLTLVGHSFGALVAALYAAEWPERVEALVLVAPAPLVTMPAGDGDLFTQVRARLDEAGQRELAAWMKHTFDFPARLKDDEARLAEHFAAFGPLYVQAMRREHPDAKLPGSGAAGGFLSLGLYLSLGRHHDWSDWLRRVRARTLVIHGAQDLQPRSATARVVEALPHARLVELAGSGHFPFEEQPELFAATVRAFLSEELPGPDSSPTSMRRSAPHPSPCARRTCA from the coding sequence ATGGCGGTAGTCCTTGGAACACTCATCCTGCTCGTGGGAGCGGCTGCGGGCACCTGGTGGTGGATGGGGCGAGCACTCTTCCGGCCGGGCACCGTGGAGAAATTACTGGCCGCGCGGGGCGAAACGCTGGAGGTTCCTCCTGGACAACGAGCGGACGCCCCGTCCTGGCAGGTGTCGCCGGACGTGCGCCTCCATCATGTCGCCGTGGGCGACGGGCGGGACGTCGTCGTCGTGCATGGCGGCCCCGGCCTCCCCCCGGCCAAGCCCTGGCGCGCGGCGGCCATGACAGGCGACTCCCTGCGCTGGCACTTCTTTGACCAGCGAGGCTGCGGCGCCTCTTCACGTCCCTTTACCCACGCTCCACCCGGCGGCACGTGGCAGACCCTGCAGACGGTGGAGGCTCGACTGGGACTCGCCGCGCAGCTCGCGGACCTTGAGCGCATCCGGCGCCTGCTCGGCAAGGAGCGCCTCACGCTGGTGGGACACTCCTTCGGAGCCCTGGTGGCCGCGCTGTACGCCGCGGAGTGGCCCGAGCGGGTGGAGGCCCTCGTGCTGGTGGCACCCGCGCCGTTGGTGACGATGCCCGCTGGCGACGGCGACCTCTTCACCCAGGTGCGGGCCCGGCTTGACGAGGCAGGCCAGCGCGAGCTGGCGGCGTGGATGAAGCACACCTTCGACTTCCCTGCCCGCCTGAAGGACGACGAGGCCCGGCTCGCCGAGCACTTCGCCGCCTTCGGACCGCTGTACGTCCAGGCCATGCGGCGCGAGCATCCCGACGCGAAGCTTCCCGGCTCCGGTGCCGCCGGAGGCTTTCTCTCGCTGGGGCTCTACCTGAGCCTGGGCCGGCATCACGACTGGAGCGACTGGCTGCGCCGGGTGCGCGCGCGCACGCTCGTCATCCATGGCGCCCAGGACCTCCAGCCCCGCTCGGCCACCGCGCGCGTGGTAGAAGCGCTTCCCCACGCGCGGCTGGTGGAGCTGGCGGGCAGCGGGCACTTTCCCTTCGAGGAGCAGCCCGAGTTGTTCGCGGCCACGGTGCGCGCCTTCCTCTCGGAGGAGCTTCCTGGGCCCGACTCTTCGCCCACGTCCATGCGAAGGAGCGCACCCCATCCGTCCCCTTGCGCGAGACGCACCTGCGCGTAG
- a CDS encoding RidA family protein — MGQTADPSKTSPLVLTNPKGLFDPAPYGFSHVAQVAPGTRLIYLAGQGGENETGALQPDFRLQVRQAFQNIRTALESVGAGVGDVAKLTMLVVDHTEEKLRIIGPELDAAWNGGMKPTCTLIPVPRLALDGMLFEVEAVAVLRA; from the coding sequence ATGGGACAGACCGCAGACCCCTCGAAGACGTCGCCGCTGGTCCTGACGAATCCCAAGGGACTGTTCGACCCGGCGCCCTACGGCTTCTCGCACGTGGCGCAGGTGGCGCCGGGCACCCGGCTCATCTACCTGGCGGGGCAAGGTGGAGAGAATGAGACCGGGGCCCTCCAGCCCGACTTCCGTCTCCAGGTGCGACAGGCGTTCCAGAACATCCGCACGGCCCTGGAATCCGTGGGAGCCGGCGTCGGTGATGTCGCCAAGCTCACGATGCTCGTGGTGGACCACACGGAGGAGAAACTCCGGATCATCGGCCCCGAGTTGGACGCGGCCTGGAACGGCGGCATGAAGCCGACCTGTACGCTGATTCCCGTCCCTCGGCTGGCGCTGGACGGGATGCTCTTCGAAGTCGAAGCGGTCGCTGTCCTACGTGCCTGA
- a CDS encoding ABC transporter permease: MDSVLAGLRQSLRSLGRSPGFTLGCVLMLAVGIGASTALFSVVEGVLLRPLPYPRPERLVELSQRAADGHPMRFSDPNFEDVRTRARTVSALAQVSGAASVAVTGADEPAFATLALASRDFFPAFAVRPVQGRLFAEEEQQEGGAPVVMVSHAFWKRYLGARPLPLPDTLTFEGRAYTVVGVMPESFDYPVGTQLWVPRELVPPLPSRTAHNWRVVGRLADGVDLQAARVELTHIARELEAQYGQDTRMHDIAVEPLQESLVGRVRSTLYLLAGAAAFLLLVAGANVTNLLLARAATRARELAIHVALGAGPGALMRRFLMESLLLSLAGGALGAVLAAWGVRALLAAEPGHLPRVDEVGVNATVLLFSLGLSLLLALGLGLLTALRAARQPPGAALAGSGRTHSGGGSAERTRRALVVGQLALALVLLVGAALLGRSLMGLLSLDPGYRTEDVAVLSLVLPPAKDEAQGRHNVQLQEHLLSRLAALPGVRAVGAVSSFPLEGSPAGDGTFIVLNRPDEVGNFEDFGRLAREPERTGSAEYRVASEGYFAALGIPLVRGRLFDARDTVDAPHVAVISESLAKARWPHEDPLGKLIQFGNMDGDLRPFTIVGVVGDVREQGLDDAPRPMFYGGSRQRLRASSRFHLAVHGPMGSAALVTAALPVLRELAPELPSRLSTVEGLLAGSLAPRRFSLLLLGAFGAMALLLSVAGLAAVVSYAVAQRTREFGIRFALGATTEDVLGLVLRQAARLAGLGIVLGVLGALGLSQVLAGLVYGVSTTDPLVFLVVALLLLGVALLASWLPARRASRVDPMTVLRSEA, from the coding sequence ATGGATTCCGTTCTGGCTGGACTGCGTCAAAGCCTGCGCTCGCTGGGCCGCAGCCCCGGCTTCACGCTGGGGTGTGTACTGATGCTGGCGGTGGGCATCGGAGCGAGCACCGCGCTCTTCAGCGTGGTGGAAGGCGTTCTGCTGCGTCCCCTGCCCTATCCGCGCCCCGAGCGCCTCGTGGAGCTCTCCCAGCGCGCGGCGGACGGCCATCCAATGCGGTTCTCGGACCCCAACTTCGAGGATGTGCGGACGCGCGCTCGCACCGTCTCGGCGCTGGCCCAGGTGTCGGGAGCGGCGAGCGTCGCCGTCACGGGCGCCGACGAGCCGGCCTTCGCCACGCTGGCGCTCGCCTCACGCGACTTCTTCCCCGCCTTCGCGGTACGGCCTGTCCAGGGGCGCCTCTTCGCGGAGGAGGAGCAGCAGGAGGGAGGTGCTCCCGTGGTGATGGTGAGCCACGCCTTCTGGAAGCGCTATCTGGGCGCACGGCCGCTGCCCCTTCCGGACACCCTCACCTTCGAGGGGCGCGCTTACACCGTGGTGGGCGTGATGCCCGAGTCCTTCGACTACCCGGTGGGCACGCAGCTGTGGGTTCCGCGGGAGCTGGTGCCCCCCCTGCCCAGCCGCACCGCACACAACTGGCGGGTGGTGGGAAGGCTGGCGGACGGCGTCGACCTCCAGGCCGCGCGAGTGGAGCTCACACACATCGCCCGCGAGCTCGAAGCCCAGTACGGCCAGGACACGCGGATGCATGACATCGCCGTGGAGCCCTTGCAAGAGAGCCTGGTGGGCCGCGTGCGGTCCACGCTCTACCTGCTTGCGGGCGCCGCGGCCTTCCTGCTGCTGGTGGCGGGCGCCAACGTCACGAACCTGCTGCTCGCCCGCGCGGCCACCCGTGCCCGGGAGCTCGCCATTCACGTGGCCCTGGGCGCGGGGCCCGGAGCGTTGATGCGGCGATTCCTCATGGAGTCGCTCCTGCTCTCATTGGCGGGAGGCGCACTGGGGGCGGTGCTTGCCGCCTGGGGCGTGCGCGCGCTGCTCGCGGCCGAGCCGGGCCACCTGCCACGGGTCGACGAGGTGGGGGTGAACGCCACGGTGCTCCTCTTCTCCCTCGGGCTCTCGCTGCTGCTCGCACTGGGGCTGGGGTTGCTGACGGCGCTGCGCGCGGCGCGGCAGCCCCCGGGGGCCGCGCTGGCGGGCTCGGGGCGCACGCACAGCGGAGGAGGGAGCGCCGAGCGCACGCGCCGGGCCCTCGTCGTGGGGCAGCTCGCGCTCGCATTGGTCCTCCTGGTGGGCGCGGCGCTGCTCGGGCGGAGCCTGATGGGGCTGCTCTCGCTGGACCCGGGGTATCGCACCGAGGATGTCGCGGTGCTCAGCCTCGTGCTCCCCCCGGCAAAGGACGAGGCGCAGGGGCGGCACAACGTGCAGTTGCAGGAGCACCTCCTCTCGCGACTGGCGGCGCTGCCCGGCGTGCGCGCGGTGGGCGCCGTGAGCAGCTTCCCGCTCGAGGGAAGCCCGGCGGGAGATGGCACCTTCATCGTGCTCAACCGCCCCGACGAGGTGGGGAACTTCGAGGACTTCGGGCGGCTGGCGCGCGAGCCCGAGCGCACCGGCTCCGCCGAGTACCGCGTGGCGAGCGAGGGCTACTTCGCCGCGCTCGGCATCCCGCTCGTGCGCGGGCGTCTGTTCGATGCACGCGACACCGTCGACGCGCCGCACGTGGCCGTCATCAGCGAGTCGCTCGCGAAGGCCCGCTGGCCCCACGAGGACCCGCTGGGCAAGCTCATTCAGTTCGGCAACATGGACGGGGACCTGCGTCCCTTCACCATTGTCGGCGTGGTGGGGGACGTGCGGGAGCAAGGGCTGGATGACGCGCCCAGGCCCATGTTCTATGGCGGCTCCCGGCAGCGTCTGCGGGCCTCCTCCCGCTTCCACCTCGCCGTACACGGGCCAATGGGCTCCGCTGCCCTGGTCACCGCGGCGCTGCCGGTGCTGCGAGAGCTTGCCCCCGAGCTGCCCTCGCGCCTGTCCACGGTGGAGGGATTGCTCGCGGGCTCGCTCGCCCCCAGGCGCTTCAGCCTCCTGCTGCTGGGCGCCTTCGGTGCGATGGCGCTGCTGCTCTCGGTGGCGGGCCTCGCGGCCGTCGTGTCCTACGCGGTGGCGCAGCGCACGCGGGAATTCGGTATCCGCTTCGCGCTGGGCGCGACGACGGAAGACGTGCTGGGGCTGGTGCTCCGGCAGGCGGCGCGGCTCGCGGGGCTGGGAATCGTGCTCGGCGTGCTGGGGGCCCTGGGGCTCAGCCAGGTGCTCGCGGGGCTCGTGTACGGAGTGAGCACCACGGACCCGCTCGTCTTCCTCGTGGTGGCGCTCCTCCTGCTCGGCGTGGCGCTGCTCGCGAGCTGGCTGCCGGCCCGACGTGCTTCGCGCGTGGACCCGATGACCGTGCTTCGCTCGGAGGCCTGA
- a CDS encoding Ig-like domain-containing protein, which produces MKNRGGCVLMRMKAGLALAAAVSSLMTGCVEESSRDQAPEGLASKDDARVHELSKATSRGREFWLAFPGNYQATAVLTLFIASDTATTGQVRVPGQGLSFDFSVTPGQVTAVALPSSVAQVAVDGVESKGIHVTAGADISVYGLNRLLQTTDAFLGLPTASLGTDYVVQAYPNVNVVNGSQFSVVATEDATEVTITPASVVGNHAAGVPFHVALNKGQAYQLRSTGAAPSDVSGTLVHATRPVAVFGGHQCANIPDGTTIACDYLVEQLPPTSTWGRRFVTVPLATRLGGDTFRFAAARDGTQVSLNGAVVAQLQRGQVFQTNIQGSASITANEPILVTQYSNGSGFDGIPSDPFMMLVPPFEQFAAQYTVTTPSSGFRSNFANIVVPNDVVAEVMLDGALIPASQFQAIGTSGFSGAQLPVALGAHRLSAPQPFGVMLYGFDAYDSYGYPGGMALAPVAEVSKLTLSPREGVAVVGDLYCVTATVQDAADRPLAGVRVDFASSGVNSALASVNTTADGQAEFCFEGTAPGEDAVTASIGSVTDQVRVTWTKPNAPPIVDAGPDLEGMASQQLTLRGSASDPDGDPLTYSWSYVAPPGVHCTFGSPSAPVSSIQCDGAGIVTVSLTVNDGTATATDTAQVVLGWASELTMCGLPRYTNGTSIKACGWATAGGSSTGIVSAYFTVDGGAPIPVMPDAGGGYVTTQLHLTEGTHVVRLSVVDALGHVTWREQTVSADFTPPVLVILSPTEQETNPDPVVSMVIQEQDASPATVVTQGIVTEDVPAGSNVLRHTVNLVHRDWSLVHVRATDAAGNTTEVVARVYVAP; this is translated from the coding sequence ATGAAGAACAGAGGGGGTTGTGTGCTCATGCGGATGAAGGCCGGTCTGGCCCTGGCGGCTGCGGTCAGCAGTTTGATGACGGGGTGTGTGGAGGAGTCCTCTCGGGACCAAGCTCCAGAAGGGCTCGCGAGCAAGGACGATGCGCGCGTGCACGAACTGAGCAAGGCGACCAGTCGGGGCCGCGAGTTCTGGCTGGCCTTCCCGGGGAACTACCAGGCCACCGCGGTGCTCACGTTGTTCATCGCCAGTGACACGGCGACGACGGGACAGGTTCGCGTTCCGGGACAGGGGCTGTCCTTCGACTTCTCGGTGACGCCGGGGCAGGTGACGGCGGTGGCGCTGCCCTCCTCGGTGGCACAGGTGGCCGTGGATGGCGTGGAGTCCAAGGGCATCCACGTCACCGCGGGCGCGGACATCTCCGTGTATGGGCTCAACCGGCTCCTGCAAACGACGGATGCGTTCCTGGGCTTGCCCACCGCGAGCCTGGGCACGGACTACGTGGTGCAGGCCTATCCGAACGTCAACGTCGTCAACGGCTCGCAGTTCTCCGTCGTGGCCACGGAGGACGCGACGGAGGTGACCATCACCCCCGCGAGTGTGGTGGGCAACCACGCCGCGGGAGTGCCCTTCCACGTGGCGCTGAACAAGGGGCAGGCGTATCAGCTTCGCAGCACGGGGGCCGCGCCCTCGGACGTCTCCGGAACGCTCGTTCATGCCACGCGCCCGGTGGCGGTCTTCGGCGGGCATCAGTGCGCCAACATCCCGGATGGCACCACGATCGCCTGTGACTACCTGGTGGAGCAGCTCCCCCCGACCTCGACGTGGGGGCGGCGCTTCGTGACCGTGCCGCTGGCCACACGCCTCGGCGGGGACACCTTCCGCTTCGCGGCCGCCAGGGACGGCACGCAGGTGAGCCTCAACGGCGCGGTGGTGGCGCAGCTCCAGCGCGGCCAGGTGTTCCAGACGAACATCCAGGGCTCGGCGAGCATCACCGCCAACGAGCCCATCCTCGTGACGCAGTACTCCAATGGCTCTGGCTTCGATGGCATCCCGTCCGACCCGTTCATGATGTTGGTGCCGCCCTTCGAGCAGTTCGCCGCCCAGTACACCGTCACCACTCCGAGCTCGGGGTTCCGCAGCAACTTCGCCAACATCGTGGTCCCCAACGACGTCGTGGCCGAGGTGATGCTGGACGGAGCGCTCATCCCGGCGAGCCAGTTCCAGGCCATCGGGACCAGCGGCTTCTCCGGGGCCCAGCTCCCCGTCGCGCTGGGGGCGCACCGCCTGTCCGCGCCGCAGCCCTTCGGCGTCATGCTCTATGGGTTCGATGCCTACGACTCCTATGGCTACCCGGGAGGAATGGCCCTGGCGCCCGTGGCGGAGGTGAGCAAGCTCACGCTGTCGCCCAGAGAGGGCGTCGCCGTCGTGGGGGACCTCTACTGCGTGACGGCCACGGTCCAGGACGCCGCGGACCGGCCGCTCGCGGGCGTGCGAGTGGACTTCGCTTCGTCCGGAGTGAACTCCGCCTTGGCCTCCGTGAACACCACCGCCGACGGGCAGGCCGAGTTCTGCTTCGAGGGCACCGCCCCCGGCGAGGATGCGGTGACCGCGAGCATCGGCTCGGTGACCGACCAGGTGCGGGTGACCTGGACGAAGCCCAACGCCCCGCCCATCGTGGACGCCGGGCCCGACCTGGAGGGCATGGCCTCCCAGCAGTTGACGCTGCGGGGCTCGGCCTCGGACCCGGATGGTGACCCGCTCACCTATTCCTGGAGCTATGTGGCGCCCCCGGGCGTGCACTGCACCTTCGGGTCGCCTTCAGCCCCGGTCTCGAGCATCCAGTGTGACGGGGCCGGCATCGTCACCGTGTCGCTGACCGTCAATGACGGCACCGCGACCGCCACCGACACCGCTCAGGTGGTGCTCGGCTGGGCGTCGGAGCTCACGATGTGCGGCCTGCCCCGCTACACGAACGGGACCTCCATCAAGGCGTGCGGCTGGGCCACCGCGGGCGGCAGCAGCACGGGCATCGTCTCCGCGTACTTCACCGTGGATGGCGGCGCGCCCATCCCCGTCATGCCCGACGCGGGCGGCGGCTACGTCACCACCCAGCTTCACCTCACGGAGGGGACGCACGTGGTCCGGCTGAGCGTCGTGGACGCGCTGGGGCACGTGACGTGGCGCGAGCAGACGGTGTCCGCGGACTTCACGCCGCCGGTGCTCGTCATCCTGTCGCCCACCGAGCAGGAGACCAACCCCGACCCGGTCGTCTCGATGGTCATCCAGGAGCAGGACGCCAGCCCCGCCACGGTGGTGACCCAGGGAATCGTGACGGAGGACGTGCCCGCGGGCAGCAACGTGCTGCGGCACACGGTGAACCTGGTGCACCGCGACTGGTCGCTCGTCCACGTCCGGGCCACGGACGCCGCGGGCAATACGACCGAGGTGGTGGCGCGCGTATACGTGGCGCCCTGA